The following coding sequences are from one Planctomycetota bacterium window:
- a CDS encoding TIM barrel protein, which produces MTRFRIIGNNGFTTEDYPEPEVWAGVLRRAGLKEFEYFADHLEPVLFRRVVEKESEFLRATREAIRAHGLKVWSGATARVSYLMNLLSHPYADMREEGVTWCCAFIDLALKLGGRFISGHYDCLGKRDLAENFDAAIERMIDGLVRVGQYAAQVGLEAIFLEQMHRPQLQPNTLSRGHRILEELNARSPVPFHMHLDFGHAAPVFDDPTHGPRDKDPYAWMAEPWGTNRIVLIHAQQCDREASRHWPFTPEYNKRGIIDARRSLEALASSGVGEAVIALEVLYPRGTLIETIEPGIVASAEYWREALESLGYAAGEDGAWEKKDE; this is translated from the coding sequence ATGACGCGGTTTAGAATCATCGGCAACAACGGGTTTACGACGGAAGATTACCCCGAGCCGGAGGTCTGGGCGGGCGTGCTCCGGCGCGCGGGCCTCAAGGAGTTCGAATACTTCGCGGACCATCTGGAACCGGTCCTTTTCCGACGAGTCGTCGAGAAAGAATCGGAGTTTCTCCGGGCGACGCGCGAGGCGATTCGGGCGCACGGCCTGAAGGTCTGGAGCGGGGCGACGGCCCGCGTGTCGTACCTGATGAACCTCCTCAGCCACCCGTACGCGGACATGCGCGAGGAGGGCGTCACGTGGTGCTGCGCGTTCATTGACCTCGCGCTGAAACTCGGCGGACGGTTCATCTCGGGCCACTATGATTGCCTGGGCAAGCGGGACCTCGCGGAGAACTTCGACGCGGCCATCGAGCGGATGATCGACGGCCTGGTGCGCGTCGGCCAGTACGCGGCCCAGGTGGGGTTGGAGGCGATCTTCCTCGAACAGATGCACCGCCCGCAACTTCAGCCGAACACCCTCTCTCGCGGCCACCGGATCCTCGAGGAACTGAACGCGCGCAGCCCCGTGCCATTCCACATGCACCTGGACTTCGGCCACGCCGCCCCGGTGTTCGACGACCCGACGCACGGGCCTCGCGACAAGGACCCGTACGCGTGGATGGCGGAGCCCTGGGGCACGAACCGGATCGTCCTCATCCACGCGCAGCAGTGCGACCGCGAGGCGAGCCGACACTGGCCCTTCACGCCCGAGTATAATAAGCGCGGCATCATCGACGCGCGGCGATCGCTCGAGGCCCTGGCCTCAAGCGGCGTCGGCGAAGCCGTCATCGCGCTGGAGGTGCTCTATCCGCGAGGGACGCTGATCGAGACGATCGAGCCGGGCATTGTGGCCTCGGCCGAGTACTGGCGCGAGGCGCTGGAGTCGCTCGGCTACGCGGCGGGCGAGGACGGGGCATGGGAGAAAAAAGATGAGTAA